From Rhinoraja longicauda isolate Sanriku21f chromosome 30, sRhiLon1.1, whole genome shotgun sequence, a single genomic window includes:
- the ube2j2 gene encoding ubiquitin-conjugating enzyme E2 J2, with protein MNSNSNKRAPTTATQRLKQDYLRIKKDPVPYICAEPLPSNILEWHYVVRGPEKTPYEGGLYHGKLVFPREFPFKPPSIYMITPNGRFKCNTRLCLSITDFHPDTWNPAWSVSTILTGLLSFMVEKGPTLGSIETSEYTKRQLAAQSSAFNLKDKVFCELFPDLVEEIKEKQRAQEELSNRAQALPLPDVIPDGEMHQNGVPLLNGHAVLPAANHQGLQQANRNHGLLGGALANLFVIVGFAAFAYTVKYVLRSIAQE; from the exons atgaacagcaacagcaacaagcGAGCTCCAACAACAGCAACCCAGAGACTGAAGCAGGACTACCTTCGAATAAAGAAAGACCCAGTGCCTTATATCTGTGCTGAACCTCTCCCATCTAATATTCTTGAATG GCATTATGTGGTACGAGGTCCTGAGAAAACGCCATATGAAG GTGGTCTTTATCATGGGAAGCTAGTTTTCCCCAGAGAATTTCCGTTCAAACCGCCTAGTATTTATATGATTACACCAAATGGAAGATTCAAGTGTAACACAAG GTTATGTCTTTCAATCACTGATTTCCATCCAGACACCTGGAACCCAGCCTGGTCTGTTTCCACAATCCTGACGGGTCTCCTTAGTTTCATGGTGGAGAAAGGCCCTACATTGGGCAGCATCGAAACTTCAGAATATACA AAAAGACAACTTGCTGCCCAAAGCAGTGCCTTTAATCTAAAGGATAAAGTGTTTTGTGAGCTTTTCCCAGACCTAGTGGAG gaaataaaagagaagCAGCGGGCACAAGAAGAACTAAGTAACAGGGCCCAGGCTCTGCCCTTGCCGGATGTTATCCCCGATGGTGAAATGCACCAGAACGGGGTGCCACTACTGAACGGGCACGCGGTGCTACCAGCTGCCAACCACCAAGGTCTCCAACAGGCCAACCGAAACCATGGACTCCTCGGAGGAGCCTTAGCAAACTTGTTCGTCATTGTTGGTTTTGCAGCGTTTGCCTACACAGTGAAATACGTGTTACGAAGCATAGCACAAGAATAA